One stretch of Oncorhynchus tshawytscha isolate Ot180627B linkage group LG19, Otsh_v2.0, whole genome shotgun sequence DNA includes these proteins:
- the LOC121840099 gene encoding uncharacterized protein LOC121840099 — protein sequence MGQSLPTPDCEPSVCPLCHGFCRNPTALRCKHIFCYCCIQELWSGSPTGPYYCPECKEEYKTLPVGFKRDTTASPWRHEAPARTRTTAATGRANEEDVIEINSAGWTLGKRASISQSKRLLGKRPASSPVPGGHLHDNKRQATGSSSSSHSSGQSGDRKRPATSSSSANQNTSSDVELSSEEEVPAAPFSLATKPSSTASVAVRGPDLTRDRSRSPRRDPPIELDQPPAATEPLTREPLNDPRKSPDAAAGHMTNTSPRRITTVELDPPPPPARDPYTPAKNPAETTQTSHLRLATPTKEKPVEAEREPLPEISNRSGPIGTSTSPTRAANNLSPGRTNLSPSLARQTSRETFLPCHYCPSQGSLPAVKTCLVCGASMCSDHLRPHLESPVFQSHTLVPPVEDTSPWRCPEHQEMNRIYCRQCSVCVCTVCTVIGSHRDHACVSIREAERELRGNLKQEMKKMQGTEQSLISRVTEMTEKKQRFQVLLGDARAGVQQQYETMREALQQEEDTALLCVTREESRAVGDWRNS from the exons ATGGGTCAGTCGTTGCCGACCCCGGACTGCGAGCCCTCGGTGTGTCCTTTGTGCCACGGTTTCTGTCGGAATCCGACCGCGCTGAGATGCAAACATATTTTCTGCTACTGCTGTATACAGGAGTTATGGAGTGGTTCGCCCACCGGTCCATACTACTGCCCCGAGTGCAAGGAGGAGTACAAGACATTACCGGTGGGGTTCAAGAGAGACACTACCGCAAGTCCGTGGCGACATGAAGCGCCTGCACGTACACGCACCACCGcagccacag GCAGAGCCAATGAAGAGGATGTCATTGAGATCAATTCGGCGGGCTGGACCCTTGGGAAGAGAGCCTCCATCTCTCAATCCAAGCGTCTGTTAGGGAAGAGACCAGCCAGTTCTCCTGTCCCAGGAGGCCATCTTCACGACAACAAGAGACAAGCCACtggcagctcctcttcctcccactccAGTGGACAGTCTGGTGACCGTAAGAGACCCGCCACTTCCTCTTCCTCAGCCAATCAGAACACGTCGTCTGACGTCGAGTTGTCCAGTGAGGAGGAGGTGCCAGCAGCACCATTCTCCTTAGCAACCAAACCGTCTAGTACTGCGTCCGTCGCCGTCAGAGGTCCGGACCTGACACGTGATAGGTCTAGGTCCCCTAGGAGAGACCCACCCATTGAGCTGGACCAACCCCCTGCTGCAACAGAACCTCTTACAAGAGAACccctgaatgaccctagaaaaTCACCTGATGCAGCAGCAGGTCACATGACCAACACATCGCCAAGAAGAATCACCACCGTTGAACTGGACCCACCTCCACCCCCTGCAAGAGATCCGTACACACCCGCCAAGAATCCTGCTGAAACGACCCAAACAAGCCATTTACGTTTAGCCACCCCTACGAAGGAGAAGCCTGTTGAAGCTGAGCGGGAGCCTCTTCCAGAGATCTCCAACAGATCTGGTCCAATCGGCACCTCCACCTCTCCTACCCGTGCTGCCAACAACCTGTCCCCTGGACGTACCAACCTGTCCCCCAGCCTGGCTCGTCAAACCTCTAGGGAGACCTTCCTACCCTGCCACTATTGCCCCAGCCAGGGCTCTCTCCCTGCGGTGAAGACCTGCCTAGTGTGTGGAGCCTCCATGTGCTCCGACCACCTCCGGCCTCACCTGGAGTCCCCTGTCTTCCAGAGCCACACCCTGGTACCCCCTGTGGAGGACACCTCACCCTGGAG GTGCCCGGAACACCAGGAGATGAACCGAATCTACTGccgtcagtgtagtgtgtgtgtctgtaccgtGTGTACCGTGATCGGATCGCACCGGGACCACGCTTGCGTCAGcatcagagaggctgagagggagctgAGG GGGAACCTGAAACAGGAGATGAAGAAGATGCAGGGAACGGAACAGTCTTTAATCAGCAGAgtgactgagatgacagagaagaaacagagattCCAG gtgtTGCTAGGTGACGCGCGTGCGGGTGTGCAGCAGCAGTACGAGACCATGCGTGAGGCCCTGCAGCAGGAGGAGGACACGGCCCTGCTGTGTGTGACTCGG gaGGAGAGCAGGGCGGTGGGGGACTGGAGGAACAGCTGA